The Candidatus Woesearchaeota archaeon genome segment TCAATGTAGTTGTTGTCCTTGAATATCTGAAGCACTCTCTTTCCAACCTTGGATATCGGCTTTACTGTGCATTCCTTTTTTCCCGCCTTCTCATAGCTAAGCATCTTTGAAAGCAGATTTGCCACGGTATCATTCAGCATTTTTTTTCCACCTGAAAATCATTTTAATTGTATTTCTTGAAGCCTATTTTTGTTGCGATTTCCCTGAAGCAGAATCTACATATGTTGAGCCCGTATTTACTGATGTGCGCTCCTGTCCTTCCGCATCTCTCGCACTTTTTTGTTGAGAGCCCGTGCTCCCTGACCTTTGGGGCGCTCATTTTCAGGAATCTTGCCTTTTTAACAGGCTTTCCCTTGAGCTGCTTCAAAATCTTCTTATAGTATCCTACTGTCATTATTATTCCTCCTTAGGAATTTAATTTATCTTGACTCCGTAATTCTTCTCCATGAACTCCATTGCTTCAGCCTGGGATATCTTGTGCTGCTTTGGAAGCCTTTTCTTGCACAGCTTTCTCTTTTTTATCCGAAAGCCGCTTCTTTCAAGAGTGATGCATGTCTGGAATCCCATTATCCCGATTTCAGGGTCGTATTTTGCTCCTGGCACATTGATGTATTCTCTTATTCCGAAAGATACATTTCCCTCATTGTCGAACTGGCTTTTCTTCAGCTGCTT includes the following:
- a CDS encoding 50S ribosomal protein L5 codes for the protein MANTMKNIRIEKVTLNIGAGKSPEKLEKGIKLMAQISGKKPIKTITNKRIPTWGLRPKLPIGCKVTLRKKYAVEMLKRLVDGVDKQLKKSQFDNEGNVSFGIREYINVPGAKYDPEIGIMGFQTCITLERSGFRIKKRKLCKKRLPKQHKISQAEAMEFMEKNYGVKIN
- a CDS encoding 30S ribosomal protein S14 gives rise to the protein MSAPKVREHGLSTKKCERCGRTGAHISKYGLNICRFCFREIATKIGFKKYN